The Periplaneta americana isolate PAMFEO1 chromosome 16, P.americana_PAMFEO1_priV1, whole genome shotgun sequence genome segment gcagtacataccggatgaaatgaaaggattctacacagaactgtacacatggcctaccaccaacaaagatagtaatgacagtggaagcgaagactagaaaaataatatgttctgataagaaaaatgtgtgttgcaaagaaaaacattttaatttctttgtgattttatactgcagtttttacatagattatataGTTTGTTCATACTTTCATTCACACAGATACTTGGAAAAAAGAcaatgctttgcttagtttcagtttgtttgttggaaaaaccccataacatcctaattaatttaattttcttggggacttcaaatatattataaaacacaactaatggtgaataaacctcatttttagcaactaatatcacttgttaatacagcagagtccgtataggtaagtttctatctgatgcttttccaattcactgcggactaaagcagggagatgcactatcacctttactttttaacttcgctctcgaatatgccattaggaaagttcagggtaacaggcagggtttggaattgaacgggttacatcagcttcttgtctatgcagatgacgtgaatatgttaggagaaaatacacaaacgattagggaaaacacggaaattttacttgaagcaagtaaagcgatcggtttggaagtaaatcccgaaaagacaaagtatatgattatgtctcgtgaccagaatattgtacgaaatggaaatataaaaattggagatttatccttcgaagaggtggaaaaattcaaatatcttggagcaacagtaacaaatataaatgacactcgggaggaaattaaacgcagaataaatatgggaagtgcgtgttattattcggttgagaggctcttatcatccagtctgctgtccaaaaatctgaaatatTGCGAACGGAAGGCCTCTTCTTTAGTGCATTAATATTATTTCCAGTTGAAGTCCAGCACAAAACAGCAGAATTCCAAAAGTAAATCATGAATCCGGAAATCAACCGCAGAGATGTACGGGTGACATGCGTAAAGCATTCTACTTTCATCACGATTTGAAAGACATAAAAATATGGCACCAGGGCGAATGGAACAAAGCAATATTGGCAAATTATGCATAAAGAGGGATTCCCAGAACGGCATCAAAACGGTGCGCTTCAAGCGACATTTTGTTCATCTGAATGGGCGTAagtaattactaataataatttatagtaatcgatataacattaatacaatataatataatgattaataattaattttatagtcTCCAATGTTATATTACggcattaaaatatgttttaaaattaatatatagtacatcatttcactttttttgatattcttgttgaaattttgaagttcttcGTCCTCATTtccaaaatttacataaaatcctGGCGTGACAAAGAAAAACTGAATAAAGGCCTGGAAACAGCAATACTTAATAGCAATAATACAACTTAGACTATCgtattagatttatttttttaatcctgaaatttgtcagttttcaatttcttttatttttattttcaaaagtacAGAAAAATCTAACATTATAATGAAAACATGAATACAAATTCAGATTCAGGGCACATTAGTTAACTAGAATCAGAAaatgtaacagaatatattttaaattcatatcagtgtaataataataataataataataataataataataataataataataataatatcatcggaAATAAAATACTTCTCACCGGTATGTATGCGTCATGCCATTTTAGATAACCTAAATCTAGTCAATTCTCTCCACAAAAGCGCTAAGATGTAACTTATAAACCTGAAAGTTAGTTACCGTCAGATGTTTGTCACTGGTTGCAACTCTCAATAGTTCCAAAGTCGAAGCTGCCATAAAGCGCCATCTCTTACCGATACGTGATTTATAGAGGATGTGACGTAGGTACGAATATGCGTAAGCTCTAGAGTGGAAACGACTGAAAATCAGAAGATTAACTGGAAGGACACAAAAGAGGGATCTAAAGATTTTCGTGCCAATCATAAGGTTTTGGTCCGTAAGTCTTTCATACTAAAGCTGCAATGGAATCAATGTAATTTACCAAGAATAAATGCCCTTAACTTTCGTAAATATTTTTGAACGCGCAAAATTTCTCGGATAAAATCGCTATTACCAGTCACAGAGAATTTCCGGAACTGTGCTGTGGCTACAAAACAATAGCCACACCCTACAAATAGAATGGATTCTGGAGTGCTTGTATGGGAATCAGCGTTTCCAAAGCAATGTATTACTCGCACGTGTTGAAGATATGGCTCTCGAAATGTTTATCGCTTGTGTAAACGTACCTACATTTTGAAATGACTATTGTACGCAAGTTTTCCCAGTCATTTAACTAGTACGGTTTTTTGCTTGTGAGAATGGATTGCTAAGTTTCTAGACTACTCCACTGTGTATAGTTCTACCCAAAATCATCACATTTAACACTTCTCCCATTCAATCAAGTTAAAGCAAACTTGACAATTCAATCACTTCTCGCCAGGAGGTGAGCGTAAAAGCCATTTGAGATACCTCTCAGCAGAGAAAGACCTTCCACACAAGATCCAACTATATCGCTTCTCGCTGAtgaatattatagtatagtatttaaCATGGTAGAGCCTATCTCTTCTCCCctactaggggattacaactacaatattaagaatgcaattgaaattataattacaattagtattaaaaatataattacaataaaagtcaaagtacaaaaaattacctgattaataaaagctggaCAATTTATTATAGATATTAAGAACAAACAGTTTCTTGCTGAAAAACACTTTAAAGCTagcataataaaacaaaacagtgaTGAAAGtacaggatatttaaatatttattacgaAATATAACCATGTACACGCATGATTGTATATTAAGATGTGAGGGCCATAAAAAACGCATTCCACACACATAACTGAACAGTATCTCTTaagtatgcatacgtgaatagaCACTAAAATTTGCTGAGCGCAAAATATGCAATCGAAACGAACCAGAACTGAACGGTTTTCCAGAAAAAGCGTCTGGAATTTCACCGGATGTGCAAAACACTTCTTACACGCATCACATCTAAACGGCTTCTCGCCTGTGGTAACACGTGAACGTATAATAGGATATTCCGCGAGAGAAGAACACTTTGCACAGAAGTCACGTCACAATTGATTGGCTTCATGCCATGTGCAGGCGGGAATGCTTCTTCAGACCTGAAAACCTCTGACAACAGTTGCCACACAAGTCACAAACGAATGGCTTCTCACCAGTGTGTCCGCGTGAAAGCATACTTAATCTTTCGGAGAGCGAAAAACTAAATCCGCACACGTCACTACTGAATGGTTTCACGCCTGAGAGTAGGAGTTATGCTTATGGTGATAGTTCGAAAACGAAAAACGTCACAACTGAAAGCTTCTCGCTAGTGTGCACAATTGAATGGCTTTTAAGAGTTGAAAATGttgaaaagcacttcccacacACATCACAACTAAACGGCTTCTTGCCAGTATGCCTTTTGCGATGGTTTTTAAAATGTTCTGATCTTGAAAAACACTTCCCACACACATCGCAACAGAATGGTTTCACGCCTGTGTGCACGCGTGAATGTTTTTTTAGATAGCCGGAGTATGAAAAACACTTCCCACAAacgtcacaactgaatggttTTGCGCTTGCGTGCACGTGTGAATGCCTGTTGAGATTTCCCAAACTCGAAAAActctttccacacacatcacatctGAAAGGCCTCTCGTTTGTGTGCAGTAGTGAATGCCCCTTGAGAACGTTCGAATTTGAAAAGCACTTTCCACAAACGTCACAACCGAATGGTTTTGCCCTTGCGTGCACGTGTGAATGCCTTTTGAGATTTCCTGAACTCGAGAAActctttccacacacatcacatctGAATGGCCTCTCGTTTGTGTGCACCAGTGAATGCCTCTTGAGAACGTTGGAATttgaaaagcacttcccacagacgtcacaactgaatggttTTTCGCTTGAGTGAACGTGTGAATGCTTTTCCAAATCCCACGATTGGGAAAAACGTTTTCCACACACATCGCAATTGAATTCCTTGTGACATTTGTGTACCAGGTAATGGCTTTTGAGTCCTGCAGAGTGGAGGAAAGATAATCCGCAAATGGCACAATCGTATTTCTTGCCGTCGTTTTCTTCACGAAAATTTTCGCAGAACTTGGCAGCTCCAATATTATGGCTAACTGCAAGACTGACAATTATAAGTGCCATTAGTGGAAAGAATGTCTAAATTTGCAATAAGGAAATATAGTATATGCGCAATAAGCAATGTAATATAGATGAAAAGTGAAAATGGATTCTCACATTCAGTTACATCTGTACAgattatcattaaaaaattaagtaataatagtaattatatgaATCATCATGGGCAatgttagtaataattataactattcatttatttattaatatttatgtgctggaaaACAGAAATTGGACAAGGGCAGTCcaacacagtgatacaattaatacaatcaaataaaaaactatggtacaaattaaataataaaaataatgataataataataataataataataataataataataataaatccacaaacgattagggaaaacacgggaattttacttgatgcaagtaaagcgatcggtttggaagtaaatcccgaaaagacaaagtttatgattatgtctcgtgaccagaatattgtacgaaatggaaatataaaaatgggagatttattcttcgaagggatggaaaaattcaaatattttggagcaacaataacaaatataaatgacactcgggtggaaattaaacgcagaataaatatcggaattgtgtgttattattcggttgagaagctgttatcatccagtctgctgtcaaaaaatctgaaagttagaatttataaaacagttatattaccggttgttctgtatggttgtgaaaacctggactctcactctgagagaggaacataggttaagggtgtttgagaataaggtgcttaggaaaatatttggggctaagcgggatgaagttacaggagaatggagaaagttacacaacgcagaactgcacgcattgtattctccacctgacataattaggaacattaaatctagacgtttgagatgggcagggcatgtagcaagtattggcgaatccagaaatgcatatagagtgatagttgggagaccggagggaaaaagatctttggggaggccgacacgtagatgggaagataatattaaaatggatttgagggaggtgggatatgatgatagagattggattaatcttgcacaggatagggaccgatgtcgggcttatgcgagggcggcaatgaaccttcgggttccttaaaagacatttgtaagtaagtaagtaagtaataataataataataataataataataataataataataatagtgcagaTGCTTGACGTTTTACATATAGAAAGGAGGAAGTagatttaacaaaattaattcagaaatTCTGTAGGCATCTCAAACCCAGATACTGCTATCCACTCAATCAGTACAATCAGTCATGCCACTCGTCCTGCttctatagaaatatatatctaTCAACAGAACCTACATGGGGACAAATAACAAGGCAAAATAACCCCATTGCAACGGATCCCTAGCCACTGCCAAATTCTTTGGAACTAGATTGAATATATACTAGGTAAGGAGGTTTTGGTCCAGTCATAAAGCTAGGCGAAACACGTAAGAGTTATAACATGGCGAAGAGCATGCAGTCAGATAGATGGAGCTACTGAAAATACGGTACAAAGATCAACTTACTGACCTTTGCCTAAGGATTTTGTTTCctcctattatttttattgtatacaatacACGATATTAATAAAACAACCTTGGAACACATTATTACATTGTTCTGTTTCAAAAGTCAATTACAGCATTAATTTTCTCTTTAATGCTATAGTCTAAAATGCAGCAAAGGAATTATTGAATTAAATCGCTAATACAAATAGGAAATTGTAATAGTCACTTtatgaaaagaaagtaaaaggacaacaaaaattctgcaaaaatgaattttaaaatattaaacggaaaatatgaaaaaatatatgttttaatttttgcatTACATCCAATCTAACGTTAGAGAAGTAATGTTAATAGAACTAATACATGTACACAAGTTATATGtcaatattttatgaaaaaacgCAGAAACGTTCTTCTTATAAAACGCAAAACCTAAAAGTATGTGTAACTTGTCCGACAACCCTGAAGGAACGAGCAATTAATTGTAGGTATACAGCTGTGAGTGTTGCAAGTACACAAAATGTCAACAATGCTCTATTTAAGGTTATGATGGAGTCGGGTAGCCACACCATCACAATGTTGCCAGTTGTTCTAAACAGACTATAGTGATCAGCCAGAGGCGAAACAACTGCCATATTCTGAGACATATCCCTTACACGGAATAACTCACCACATGAGTTAGTAAAGACCTACCCCCTAGGGAAGAGTTTTGTTCTTAATGGGACATAACAggctattcttattcttattatattaATGTGCTCATTACGAGACATGGACGAATAAAAGCCCAACACAATACACACAAGAGTATTACGGAAgtaaaagttgaagacaattgaaattTACGACGACGACGAGAACAACAAGAAcatcaacaacaataataatgataataataataacaataataataataacaataataataataataataataataataataataataataataatatgaaatttctaaatacaaaaattaaaatcaatgtagaTTTTCTAATTTCTTTGTTATAACTCAGGATCTGTGATGGACATGCTACAGAGAAGTAGGACTCACTTCCTTCTCAGCTATACACAAAAGCCTACTAGAACTGCCGGATTATGCCTAAGAAAACAACAGGAACTATATTTCTTGAGTACATTCCAATAGTCAATGAAAATGGTCAGTGAACTGTTTCCAGTAAATGTGAAAAGTTGAAGGCAGGTCTATGCCTTGGTATTATCTCTGACAGAAGCAACATTAGCTCCACTAGTTGGCAGTTGTACGAGTGGTAAAGTAGCGGTAGGGCAGGTGTTCGTGATAGTGATAGGATATTATATCAATCATGCCATTAATGTCCGCAACGTAGATTGCAtttgtcatataaaaataatcacGTAGTAACTATAAATATGTTTATGTTGTCATTATTTAAATAGAGGAGTAAAACGAACACCAAACTATGTACTCCTATAGTTCACTCACCTCTCAGTTGAGACTTCATTCTCTTCTGCTGTTACTTCCAGTTTGACCTCCTTCACTTGATCCAACTCATAAAACTCTTCCTGTAGGAGAAGATTACGTAAAACAGACACATAGGACAACAgtaatacatgaaaataaatgcatCAGTTTATATACTCCAGAGATTTGAATATAAATCCTACCAGTGCAGTATACAATATAAGAACTGTTGGCAGAAACATGATTTGGAAATAaggagaaaatattaaaatcggAATTGATTGCATTTTGTACGATATATCGCGTTCTTAATACATTTGCATTACACTGTGACAAGTGAAAGTGCAAATCACGAGTCTAGCACGATGTTCTGAGATGCTCACAGCTGTCAGGGAGTAAAAATTATCACAACTCATCCAATCTTTAGAGTGAAGTCAGTAGTGGGAACATTTTATGAAGGACGTGAGCATCCATTTTCAGTCCAGTGTATTGCCAGCAAGTACGTATATGATTCAAATAAACTAAACAGGATTAGTAAAATAAtgaagggtcgaattcatagacgagactttggaccaaagttgactttgggaaaatgactgatatttgggaaattgatGAATTTGCCGAGGATATTGAAgacatctaggagattattaaagctgctcatgttccttagcgtatcattatagattataaattcaaatcaaggtagagatttgataaacagacagtattaaatatcctcgtcatgtttcaactttcattgatgaacaatcaaagaggattatctgttccacaaataaataatacaatttatttcatcgcgattttacgctataggtaaggattaatagctcaatattgattcttactatttaattctatagaggataggttatacagttggaaatgcagttaatttataatcctggcggtcgtcataataatgtcttctacatattgatttcagataattgtTAAGTAGTTTATGCAGACATGCAGGGAAGAACTCTGTCAACTGTGcgcaggataatatgtctctttcatagtctgtcattggtggaatcttattttccatatcttcacaacaaaattattttacagtgaaataatttccttaatgtgaaactaacgtaaccaGAATAgatgttttatttacaacaaaattattaacaggcaatactatttcagacaAGCTATACCACCATGTTTTGTAATTATGAactgtgttatatacaagactgttcgaaccGAGTTACGATTTTTGTGGCCAGgtagaagaagaaattattatcgattggtgtaaagacctaaaatgttaatttttgtacttaagttagtttcacaataagccctcgaataatattattcttatgtaaagctgcaagaactattaacaattgcttaacatgtaccgatgttcaatgatcattgatttgtgactcaaaagatggctttgattgttgcAATGCCTAcactatttcaactatctattaatttaattcgtttaggaggcagtgattgtgattgccaacattagaataagttcgtcaaatctcgacttaccaaagtcaaagtcgaAGTCTCGGAAGTATTGATTATGAAtaagacttttaacaaagttaaactttactacgaaagtcgactttgggaagtcctcatccaaagtctcgtttatgaatacggccctaagttaaAAATTGGCAAGGTAAAAATTATCACTGGCCATGAAAACATGAAGATTAATATGAATCACCGAACACTCAGTTCGCAGTCTCTATGCCAAAAATGAGGTGGAAAAGATTTAGTAATGACTACAGCATGAAGAAATTCAAAGAATGAGAGCAACAGATACAATCACTGGTCACTTTACTGTAGAGCCACACCAGCCAGTAAATAAGATAGAGAGAACTAGCGACCAACAAACGTCACACACTGCTCTCACCTCAGCTTCACTCTTCAGCACCGGAAAGACAATTGGGACTGCAGTTTCCTCAAATGTCATCTCTGATTTCACGTCATATCTGTGGTCTAtacattcagtttttattttagtgacGTCCAAATCTAATAAATTTCCTTCCTgcaaataatgaacaaaataacTAGACAATATATCATATAAAGTTGTTCACGAAAACCCCCTGACTATTTATAAAGTCCGTCCACAATATTATTAACACTGATTTAAACGAACTCACGTGTagctattcgaaaaaaaaaaaaaaaaaaaaaaaaaaatagtaaaatagtttATCTGAAAACTCTCGTAACGCAGCATATACcagtaaaagaatatattttactgTATGATATTATGTTGCCGGTATGATAGCAAGGAACTACAATGCAATATAAAGGTCAATGTTATTTGAAATGAGCTATTATTGATTTAGTTTTCAATTGCTTAAAAGTTCCTCCAAAAATCAATGCTAGtaagaaaaattcaacatttttgtgTTCGTAATATACTTCCTGAATGTAAGTAATCACATGATTTTGAGACAATACGTGATTTAGGTGAAATAAAATTCCGTTTGGAACTTCACGTTcataattttaaacttttttcagTTGTGTTTCATCTCATGcaagaaaaacaattaattacaaagGAATGCGCTTCCTAGTTATAAATGAGgcatttagaaaataaatagtaaatgcTCTCAATATACCTGAGATAAAGGCTTCTTCTCTTCTATATCTGCGATACCACTTGTCTGTATACCCATTGGGTCGGACCCAGGTTCCATTTTGATCACGTCCATTACGACtggaaattgaaatgaaataacttTAGTTAATATGGAGAATGCGAAGTATTCAGACAAACTTACTAGCTTGGCAATAATATGACCACACCTGCGCAGTGTGTGCGCGTCATAACACACAACAGTTACCACa includes the following:
- the LOC138691660 gene encoding gastrula zinc finger protein XlCGF26.1-like isoform X2 — protein: MDVIKMEPGSDPMGIQTSGIADIEEKKPLSQEGNLLDLDVTKIKTECIDHRYDVKSEMTFEETAVPIVFPVLKSEAEEEFYELDQVKEVKLEVTAEENEVSTESLAVSHNIGAAKFCENFREENDGKKYDCAICGLSFLHSAGLKSHYLVHKCHKEFNCDVCGKRFSQSWDLEKHSHVHSSEKPFSCDVCGKCFSNSNVLKRHSLVHTNERPFRCDVCGKSFSSSGNLKRHSHVHARAKPFGCDVCGKCFSNSNVLKGHSLLHTNERPFRCDVCGKSFSSLGNLNRHSHVHASAKPFSCDVCGKCFSYSGYLKKHSRVHTGVKPFCCDVCGKCFSRSEHFKNHRKRHTGKKPFSCDVCGKCFSTFSTLKSHSIVHTSEKLSVVTFFVFELSP